ACAATGCAAATGGATACAGAACTTGAACAACATGAAGTACAGTTCAGCAAAAATGTGATAGAACCTATCATGATACGATAAATACCCTGAAATTTCATTGCCAATGCAACTCAATATGTGCTACTTACACATCACAGAGGAGAAAGAGGGCAATTGGACATTATTTGCTATTTTGTGGAAAATGGCAATACTAAAGCAATGACTTTTTGcacagtataaaaaaaaaaaagcaaaccaCAAAATCCAACAGGTATTATGCgagtttaatttaataaagttaCTAATTTATCACTAAATCACAGCAGTCAGACTTGAGAACTATCTcaaccccccaaaaaaaaaaacaaaagtatgaTCGCAACATCACCCATTTGATTTCACAAGGAACTATATATAAACATTACACGAATAATAGAGTAGCCAAACCCAGAAACCCCAACATGTAGAGTTAGTCAAGAACATCAGTTACATATTCTGTTTTTACTTAATGCTATTTCCTCAGAAGCAAAaggtaaaagaaaattaatttcttaCCTCCATTCACCATCAACTTGTCTGACATTTGGAGCCTCACGAAGAGCAGGAAGAGGTACAGAGATCACAACATTCCGCAGATCAAACATTGAGGAAGCTTCATATTCAATGCTAACATATGTTTCATTACCAGAAACAGAGGGCCAGCAGTTAACTGCAACAAACAATGGCATGTAAACAACATCAACATACAAGACACTGTAAACCAAAATATTAAGAAGAATGATGGATACTcgctaattttattttattttttttttaaaaaaaaaaaccctacttgTTAAAGGCACCATTGATTCATCTGTGCTCTGCATCCGCCACTTCAAAAGACCAACACCCGCAGCATCACTGTTACCAGCAGGGAAAGGCCGATTAGGATCCTTCAAGCCTAGAATATTTTCATTGGCAAACAACTCCTTGTTCATATTAGGGTGTGTCTTGAAAAGAATGCCAGGATTTCCACCAGTTTCGATCTAAAATAAGGCAGAACATAGCACAATTATAACAAGACAAACTAAAGGACAGTTGAACAAAAATCTTGGAAGTCCTTTAAATAAGAAAACACTGACAGGAAACCACCTGTTGACTCTCAAAAGAAACATTATTTCTAGTTTCCTAGCCCCATGAACAATTAGGACAAGGTCTATGTCATCACATACATTACACCTCttcttaattaaactatcacCAGAATTATCAGTAGAAAGTAGCTTAGATTACAGTACCTGAACTTGGATTTGCCCATCTTCTGCATTTAGTATCTGCAGCGACAATGTTCCCTGAACATCAAAGTTACTAACACCACCATCTCGTTTCAGTGTTACATTTAGTTTCTCCTCGACAGTCAAAGTGACAGGATCAGTTAGAGGAGGGGCAGATGATCTAGATTGGCCTGCTGCTTTTGGCTGCACATCTTCAAGGATAACCTCCCCTTCTGCTTTCAAAGACTCCAAGAATTGGTTAGTCCTTTGTGATTTCCCTAATTGCATACCAAGACCTTTTGGAGGAGCATTGGCAGCCGAAGGTTGACGACCTGAGCCTGTTAGTGAAAGTCATCAATAAAAAGTCATAGCATTAAATCAATGGTATTAAAAGAGATGGAATGGATTCATCACAAGACAACCAAAAAATAGAGCTTAAGAACCATGCCCTCAAAATTTAATCTTGATTGAACTATGACAAGTCTAAAGAACACAATTAAGTATTGCTagagttattttaaaaaaaattgaaagtacATTATACAGTAAGTTGAAATAAGTACCAGCATTACACATTAAATTCAATAAGAAATGGTATGTGCGATAAGCCTTGTGTAAAATTCATAATGAAGAACATGAACAAACCTTTAGGCTTCATTGCATATAGATCGATCTCAGTGTTCAATCCAAAACCAGAACCACTACCAAAACCACTTCCAGTATTGGAAATGCTCATCTCACTAAAGCTGCTCTCTATTCTTCCTGAGCCCATTGACATAAACCCTCCCTTATCACCTCTCTTTTCAATCTGCAAGCGAAACGATGATGCTCAGTTTTGATACATACGAACAAAGAATATTATAGAATGCATAAAACTACTACATGGGCGACATCAGAAGCCTAATAGAGTACCTTGCTCTTGTCAATCTCACTAGCTTTACGTTTCATGACATCTTTCGTTTCGTTAATCTTGCTTTGCATTACGAGTTTGTGCAGCTTCTCTTCGTGACTCTCCATTTCACAGTACTGTTTAACCTGAGCAACAGTGACATTTTCCTTGTGTCCAAGAGAGATGACCTCATCAAAAGCAAAAATCAGCTCAAAAGCAGTCCTGCAAATGCCCTCTTCATCTAGAGACATAGAATACTCCGGCACCTAAAGTTAGTTAAGGAATAAACTTATACATATATCCCACCTAATTCCTATTCAAATTGTTCAAGTGATATTATTGTACAAGAGACTGAGAGTTAAACATTTATAGggggaaaaaaagaaaaaaaataaataagaccaAAAGAAACTTCAGAAAGGTATCCACGAAATAGAAGGTTCAGCTGGACAATATCAGGGTTCACCTGGACCCTAGTGTCCTACTTTTCTTCAATAAGAGATTTTTAAGGCAAATTAAGTTGTTTACATTTTCACAAACACCTCAACATGTCAACACAGAAAAATGATTTCTTGTTTTCTTAAAGTGAGCTAGTgatgcaaattaatttaaattcccAACTTAGCAAAAGTGGTGTAAGCAAAAGAAGTGGAAACTATCTTTGTGTGCTTGCCTAATGATGCATCTCTCGAGCCCTTTATAGAAATTAGAACCTACATGCTAAGAATAATTGACCAAAGGTGGAGCACAAATTATCCAGGGTAAAGTTGAAAAGCTGCCAAGTTGTTCATGTGATGTAACATTTTTTTCCTCTGtggtataatattttattttaaggaaGCAAGAAAGAGCAGAGATGCATACACATGCTAAAACACCTCCCATTGTATGGACAGTGTGATAAAAATCATAAACCAGCTAACAAAGGATACAAGCTTTGAGAGCAGCCGCAGTGTCTCCAAATCTTCCAGAATATTGCTCTGTTTGTTTGTGACAAGTAGCAAGTACAAAGCTTCAATAGGCTGGTAAACATAGCGAACATTTTCTGTCTCAAAATATGTATGTTGTTTTCCAGTGCCTATCAACTTTGGGAAAGCAGCAAGAAGACCTTCTATTCTTATGCGAGACATGTCCACATATTGCCTAGAGACAAGTACTGTCAAAGCAAGAAATAAAACAGCCAATTAGAACTCCTAACTTAACAACAATATACTTATTTACAGACTAAAAGAAATATGGTACTCAAGGACAGATTATAAAATGATATGTAAATTGTGCTTGCCCATAACATCAAAGAAATTACTTGAAGGATTTTATATGCAAGAAAGAATAAAGGAGACAatgcaaaaataaataaaacaaatgtTTTGACAATGCCAGTAGGTGCACCATATTCTGAAAGCTTTAATCACATTCCtatccaaaagaaaaaaatcactCCAATCCCAAATTGTTGCTACAAAATAACTTTACTATGTGAGAAAACAAGAGTATAAAGACTTTAGAACCTACCCGACAGATCAATGACCAATGTACTTTACCAGTTCCAGTCAATCAATCTTCTGATCAGCCAATGAAATATAGCTTAAATACAGACAAATTCTTTCCACAATTGCATTCTTTTAGGTAGctaacattaaataataaaaatccaaGCAGAACTTCAACATAAATCCAGTTTTACATCGAGGTGGTTGTTTCATTACCATCATCTTAAGTTATAACATAGCATTCCTAGGGTGTTTAAACATTAACTTCTTAGCAATTCAATTGTACACAAGACAGCACTATAGCAACTGAACAAGACATGAGTTCTGCAATCAGAATAAAAGTAAAATCTCTTGTTTGGCCCTATGTAATAATACATGACATTTTGAATGAGTGCTTTGTTCTATATTATCAAATAGTACTGATAAATAAATGTAAGACAATTCGCACCTTTCCCAGATTTGGTTACAATGGAAGCAGCAAGAACAACCTACGCAGCAAGTGAAGATGATTGATAAGCATTATAACATAAACATATAATATCAATATAGCATCAAAATTCTGAAATAGCAAAATGCTTGGTAAAAGTTATAAGCATGAGCCGATCTCAATTACTCAAAATTGTGAGAGTACGTTTGCTTCATTACATGTCTCTAAACAACAAATGGACGACTTACCAATGGATAGCTCAATCCATAAAATAATgataaggaaaaatagaaaaaaaaaaaaatcaaaacatgaCTGTGACAAAAGGATTAATGGAGAGCGCAAATTCTTACCATCTTGTTATGTCAAGATTAGAAACCAAACATGAACGACCAAAATGAAGAATCCAGCACCTAAAATGCAGAAATGCAGTGAACATAAGAAAACAATACAATTTCCAAAATCAACAAAATATGGAGTATCATCATGCAACTCCATGTCGTCATTAGACTGTAACATACATTTTTATAAGCACACCAATGCTTGCTAATTTGACTAAAATCGTGATCCAATTTAACTTTCAACCATGTCTCACTGAAATTCGTATACACTATTACCACCGACCCCAAGCAGTACAACAAAATTCCGAGAGAAAAAAACAGGCCTGACAAGAATGGGGATTTGAATTGAATATTTTACGAAACTAGATCCAATTCACTCCTACATTCAAATATTCGAAGCAGTAATTTTGCTATGATgtaagacaaaaaaaaatgaggTGGATCACGTTGGGAAAACCAGAGTAATAAATCAAGATCTCACAAACTAAAAACCAAAACTTCCTACGGAGGCtcctaaaaaaatattgcaggattaaaaaagaaaacataatACCAATAGATCTACGAATCAAAGAGCAACCCACTTAGACATTTCCATAGACATAATGAATTATATGTTTTTTGAACTCTACCTTCTCAGTATTGGTATTTCATAAAAACATATGTACTTAAATACATAatattaaaggaaaaaaaacacCACAAAATGTTCTATAATTCCGATGGCGAGGGGTTGCGAGAAAAATCAGtaaattaagaataatatgaATCACAGAGAAATCAATTGAAGAAAAATAAGTAAGAGAAGTAGGAAATCAAGGACCATATCCATCAAAATTGAAGCAATATAAGAATCAGATCTACAACATTTCCCACCCAAGAGGAATAGATCTCTATGAGACTGATATCAAAATCAAAATCGAAATCAAACCTTGAGTTGAAAGAAAGGAGCAAAGATCCAGAGATTAGAAATCACTTACAGAGAAGCTGTATTAGAGCAGAACGATCTGAAGCTCGGAGATCCAAACCAAATTTGGGACTACTCTCTCCAGCGCTACTCTACTAATCTTCTCAGAGCCAAATCATTATTTTGGGCTTCAGTGGGCCAGGATTAGGCCCATAAAATGTCCAATTAAGTTTAAGGTTTTTAtttgggaaacttacaaaaatactggaatttgagttaacttttacaaaaatactgttacacgaaaaaattttcaaaaatactgtgtttttataaaacaccagtaaaacacaaaacagaacaactcaaaacaacagtagaataactaaaaaacaccagtagaacaccagtgaaaacttaacacaatatactgcagtatgaaacttataaaaaaaacacggtaaaaaagtaaaaaaataccgcatgatagtatttttgtaaaaaaatgacaaaaattagtataccatgtaaatttcccttttattttGGGAGATTAACATAAATTTTTAacaaacagtttttaaaaaatatggatttgcaaatatttttttaatatttttacggattttaattttctttttacaaaaatacgtaTATTTATTTTCACGCTACTGctacataaaagtaattattaggctatttttagcttATTTGTCGTTACTTCTTAGAGCAATTTGTCttctttgttgttattttttggacAATTTTACGcttgttttgtttgatttctAGTTCCCAAGATTTTTATAGTGAAAATTTTGTTAACTAACGAAGAGAAGAAGAGttgaaaatcgaagaaaaaaggCTTGTGGATTTCTTGAAGCTCGTCGCAACGAGCTCCTCTTTGGTCGAGACTAATTACCCCCGCAGCAAGATCAACCCTTGGTCACGGTAAAACTACTTTACAGAATCAAGGATTTCACTTATTCAGTCGCCACGACCAGGTATCTATGGTCGTGGCGAGAGGCTCCGTACGGGATTAGGGGCAGTTTTATATTTTTCGTCTATTTTccaaatcataactaattcataaaaaatccaaattaggttctgtaaaagcctaaatttattaatttttcgtctactttccagtaaaaataattccagatcaaaataaaaaatatttcattaacatacattgcgatttctaaactatcatcacataaacacataaaccacgtgaaaccatccaaatcaatgcaaatcatcgttttaattcatatttcatgaaagtaaatcattaccatggctctgaggtcagttgttggaatatgttttaccagtatctagatttactaacaagtatgtttcattaacatcctaatatgaatttctaaaacaatgaaattaaacacatataaagtttaggaaaccttacattgggtgcagcgaaataatacgtctccttccactcagatctctaacccttatatcctttttgtagcagagtatcactaagatttgagcccgaatgtccttctcttcagtttggattcttcacaatctttcagactatgattgagataccacttgatgtgtgtgggcactcactctatcactcaaaggttcgaaaatttgaagaagaaaatagggagaagaggtttcggctatagaCAATAGTATgaaaggctcaatttttctgaaggcaAAAAATTTCTCTGATTTCCAATCTCTTTacgtgtgagccatcactatctatttataggtaaccactaggtttaggttaggaattattggacattaaaataatgaaaatattaattggaaaatcaccattaagtggtcggccatagggttaatgggccccactttggtactttgcaattttgacaatttttatttctattttctcaaaaaaaaaacgccaattttttaattttaaccatttaaatgccaaaattatttatttaataactaaaataaattgttaaataatattgtcatttaatataattattaattagacataataaagtcttccaattaataaataaaacctagaatctattttcttcacaatttagcccatgcttagtgaaaattcataaactagacatagtctaattttagaattataattgattaattaaaatcaattatttgagtcttacaagcagtatggtctaaactagaatggggaccatgagcctatataactaagcttccaataagttgaaccagaattgaccaagtaaattccctaacttatcaattccttgttgcatccactcacagaatttagaattgcactctcagtcatatagaacgatctatatgttccaccatatagatacgctatcacatttaaccaccgttataatctcaataatcaaagatcctctatagatgatttacaccgagtagggataaatttaccgtttcacccctcgaTGTATTTTGATCCTTAAACTTAACTTCctgtaaataatatttcagtgaatataatcattgaaataagagctcttccatttacatctattaagccaagctcgaaggaaatcatcattttgttggttttatgccctaaataaaactcatttcaacataatcagatttacttattaatatagatcagaaataacatttaatgttgcatggttcacatgatttatttcatgattatatgtacataatgtataaattcatctgaaacccttttcacatacttgatcctgtttattgtgccctcaacacattggaaagtaaacatgactatgtgaataaagtttcctagatttatcagacatagggttttactgatatgataatctacaacaagagtttacttgtatttggagaaatactatgttctttccagaacattggttaaagtaaagctcaggttggatgcatggagtatgcatcggaagggaccgatattgaactttgacttagatttaattaaacttaccgtttaatctattcaagtcaatatcgccaagttgatcctagatcaaatgatcttaatcctgttatgattaggctcaatcttgaaaggctattcgtgttctttgatttgttagttaagcctacttttaggtcagggtgatacgtactttttgggaacacggtagtgcgattgagtgggagcgctagcataaacatggaatctatagcttctatctggcgaatagtaagcaaaggatgatcaccttcgagcttgaccaaacgaaaataaatggtggagatctcatttcacataagctgaaatatcatttatacggggtcaagtgttttaaggataaaatacatagtagggtgttacggtaatttaatccctttactgtgtagatcattcatatagaggatcattgatcacattaggattataacaatggataaataatgatgtgtctatatggtggaacatatagagcattctatatactgagagtgcaattctaagttctatgcgtggattcaacgaagaattaataagttagtgaattttagtgctaaattcttgatctacttattggaagctcggttatatagacccatggtccccccactagttgagataatattgcttgtaagactcatgtaattggttttgattaatcaattataattctcaaattagactatgtctatttgtgaatttttcactaagtaagggcgaaattgtaaagaaagagttaataggggcatatttgttaattatgatactttgtatggttcaattaataaatatgataaatgacaatattatttaataattatttatagttattaaatagttagaattggcatttaaatggttgaattaggaaattggcgtttttgagaaaatcaggtgcagaaaaggtaaaactgcaaaattgcaaaaagcaaggcccaatccactagtatagggcctgccacttttgtaggaaatttaaactgattttttcattattttaatgccaaataattcaaacctaaccctagtggaatgctataaatagatagtaaaggcttcaggaaaattacactaaattttctacacttctgattcagaaaaactgagcctttctctctccctatctttagctgccacttcttctttctcttccctcttgaatttcgaaatccttagtgtatgagtagtgcccacacacagcaagtgatacctcaatcatagtgaggaagatcgtgaagaaagatcatcaacaaaggagtttcagcatcaaggattcagagaaagagatccaggttcagatattgataatgctctgctacagaaaggaatcaagggctagatatctgaacggaaggagtcatataattccgctgcacccattgtaaggtttcctaaactttatatgtgtttaatttatcgttttagaaagttcttatttaggatgttaataaacatacttgtgagtagatctaagatcctggtaaaataatttccaacaactggcctcagagccatggtaattga
This region of Cannabis sativa cultivar Pink pepper isolate KNU-18-1 chromosome 7, ASM2916894v1, whole genome shotgun sequence genomic DNA includes:
- the LOC115697013 gene encoding coatomer subunit delta, which codes for MVVLAASIVTKSGKVLVSRQYVDMSRIRIEGLLAAFPKLIGTGKQHTYFETENVRYVYQPIEALYLLLVTNKQSNILEDLETLRLLSKLVPEYSMSLDEEGICRTAFELIFAFDEVISLGHKENVTVAQVKQYCEMESHEEKLHKLVMQSKINETKDVMKRKASEIDKSKIEKRGDKGGFMSMGSGRIESSFSEMSISNTGSGFGSGSGFGLNTEIDLYAMKPKGSGRQPSAANAPPKGLGMQLGKSQRTNQFLESLKAEGEVILEDVQPKAAGQSRSSAPPLTDPVTLTVEEKLNVTLKRDGGVSNFDVQGTLSLQILNAEDGQIQVQIETGGNPGILFKTHPNMNKELFANENILGLKDPNRPFPAGNSDAAGVGLLKWRMQSTDESMVPLTINCWPSVSGNETYVSIEYEASSMFDLRNVVISVPLPALREAPNVRQVDGEWRFDPRNSVLEWSILLIDNSNRSGSMEFVVPPADSSVFFPISVNFSATNTFSELKVVNVLPQKGGAPPKFGQRTQLLTENYQVV